One Tetrapisispora phaffii CBS 4417 chromosome 2, complete genome genomic region harbors:
- the TPHA0B03645 gene encoding uncharacterized protein (Ty like retrotransposon), with translation MDYTRATEVANDTNLDVGTTQHKLVSPHGGLTRMDNDHSSSQVVKETLQSNIEIPNENTDVFIRAFKNRLSTLEGLYEKTMMKHDEFLNSIEAGDYLSKITKLEEEEKGLELNIEKLRTKIIDREGPLNNRTTAHTRTSINNTVTNGSNKEEGNQQTNLMNNGSLMFKTLNGKEVVINKNYLPLNIEFKLINIEDLPLWIKEFVKFLNYYNLDNLNELPESTIIDPVEDQFIKGQLKENIKCEDIYDFIFMENSSIEILNEVKRIFLRKLNFAKRQKLWKQVSITEKSNNLALQLNLLNKLVGIEEFIDTNKMEIFNLIINRINNQVLQRINAVPIDLSKITPTQYLGIIKKHAEDAFEFHEQIKQFYLSEREEAKSNSKNPETLRPIVKKVQRNPVQTKISTKKNQLKSAVDTVIDSGSGINFTNKKGLIFNYRKLTTIPEYSGVGSSSNLQIIGQGSLRVRMDNNGKYQYIPVYYCPDEDATVLSAIGLRKTLGFIITEDYKNLKNDSISIKIHNVANTTWIKSNDLLLSSKDNRTSEKLTKASSIRWIKPSTSFNNKTVTIHEAHERYKSSSCRCHSSQY, from the coding sequence atggactatactagagcaactgaagtggctaatgacactaacttagatgttggaactacccaacataagcttgtttctccacatGGAGGTCTTACCCGGATGGATAACGACCATTCGAGTTCTCAGGTTGTAAAGGAAACTCttcaatcaaatattgagaTTCCTAATGAGAACACAGATGTTTTCATTAGAGCATTTAAAAATCGTTTAAGCACCCTAGAGGGCTTATACGAAAAGACTATGATGAAGCATGACGAATTTCTTAACTCAATCGAAGCTGGTGACTATTTAAGCAAAATCACTAAGCTGgaagaggaagaaaaaGGTCTTGAGCTGAAcatagaaaaattaaggACGAAAATCATTGATAGAGAAGGACCGTTAAATAACAGAACCACTGCTCATACAAGAACGTCCATTAATAATACTGTAACAAACGGCAGTAACAAGGAAGAAGGTAATCAACAAACTAACTTGATGAACAATGGATCATTAATGTTCAAGACATTAAATGGTAAAGAAGTTGTTATCAATAAGAATTACCTTCCActtaatattgaatttaaactAATCAATATTGAGGACCTTCCGTTGTGGATCAAGGAATTCGTTAAATTcctaaattattacaatttagataatttaaatgaattgcCAGAATCTACAATAATTGACCCTGTAGAAGATCAATTCATAAAGGGTCAACTCAAGGAAAATATCAAGTGTGAAGATATATATGACTTTATCTTCATGGAGAATAGTTCCATTGAAATCTTAAACGAAGTTAAGAGAATTTTCTTAAGAAAACTTAACTTTGCCAAACGCCAAAAATTATGGAAACAAGTGTCAATCACTGAGAAATCCAATAATTTGGCTTTACaactaaatttattgaataaattagttggaattgaagaattcatTGACACCAATAAGATGGAAATCTTCAATTTGATTATCAATAGGATTAACAATCAAGTATTGCAACGAATTAATGCAGTACCTATTGATCTATCAAAAATAACTCCTACTCAATATCTaggaattattaaaaaacacGCGGAGGATgcttttgaatttcatgaacaaataaagcaattttatttatctgAACGAGAAGAAGCCAAATCTAACTCTAAAAATCCAGAAACTCTTAGGCCTATTGTAAAAAAGGTACAGAGAAATCCAGTACAAACGAAAATATCCACAAAGaagaatcaattaaaatcagCTGTGGATACAGTAATTGATTCAGGATCTGGGATTAACTTCACCAATAAAAAGGgattaattttcaattatagAAAATTAACAACAATCCCTGAATATTCTGGTGTCGGATCTTCAAGCAATCTGCAGATCATTGGACAGGGGTCCTTAAGAGTTAGAATGGATAATAACggaaaatatcaatacaTTCCTGTTTACTACTGTCCAGATGAAGATGCAACAGTTCTGTCAGCCATTGGCCTTCGCAAAACACTTGGTTTTATAATTACCGAAGATTACAAAAATCTAAAGAATGACAGCATTAGTATTAAAATACATAACGTAGCCAATACTACCTGGATAAAGTCTAATGATTTACTATTATCTTCCAAAGATAATAGGACTTCGGAAAAATTAACGAAGGCGTCATCCATAAGATGGATTAAACCTTCGACAAgctttaataataaaactgtGACTATACATGAAGCACATGAAAGATACAAATCATCTTCCTGTAGATGTCATAGTTCacaatattga